One genomic window of Corallococcus caeni includes the following:
- a CDS encoding DUF2256 and DUF3253 domain-containing protein: MASPPPPKPCAVCGRAITWRRKWARDWEQVRYCSDACRGKRAGARDSPWEARILELLSQRAGGATVCPSEVARASGGEDWRACMEPVREAARRLVARGALDIVQGGRVVDPSTARGPIRLRLRT, encoded by the coding sequence ATGGCCTCCCCACCGCCTCCCAAACCCTGCGCCGTCTGCGGCCGCGCCATCACCTGGCGCCGGAAGTGGGCGCGCGACTGGGAGCAGGTGCGCTACTGCTCGGACGCGTGCCGGGGGAAGCGGGCCGGCGCGCGGGATTCCCCGTGGGAGGCGCGCATCCTGGAGCTGCTCTCCCAGCGGGCGGGCGGCGCCACCGTGTGCCCCTCGGAGGTCGCCCGGGCCTCCGGCGGGGAGGACTGGCGCGCGTGCATGGAGCCCGTGCGCGAGGCGGCGCGCAGGCTGGTCGCGCGCGGCGCGCTGGACATCGTCCAGGGCGGCAGGGTGGTGGACCCGTCCACCGCGCGCGGGCCCATCCGGCTGCGCCTGCGCACTTGA
- a CDS encoding saccharopine dehydrogenase family protein — MAHDKKSEFDVILWGATGFTGRLVAEYLARTQDTHRAKWAIAGRDEAKLDQVRSELAKVRPELADLPVVLADAKDVASLDALVARTRVIISTVGPYARYGNELVAACVRSGTDYCDLTGEVQFMRKTIDAHDARARETGARIVHTCGFDSIPSDLGTLMLQDYMREKHGGHCDQVRFHLTRMRGGFSGGTIASMMDTLAAVKADPSLKKVLTSAHALDPEPSRGTQEERDLATVKKSPDTGTWTAPFVMASVNTRVVRRSNALLGYPWGRDFFYSEVSDFGPGPKGFALAAATTAGLGGFMAVSNVDALRELLEKHVLPAPGQGPSATVRERGLFEIKLLGEGQSPKSGQRVKVEGKVASQGDPGYAATARMLAESALCLAFDTIPKRGGVLTPASAMGMVLVERLRKAGMTFEAHDRAA, encoded by the coding sequence ATGGCCCACGACAAGAAGTCCGAATTCGACGTCATCCTGTGGGGCGCCACGGGATTCACCGGCCGCCTGGTGGCGGAGTACCTGGCGCGCACGCAGGACACCCACCGCGCGAAGTGGGCCATCGCCGGGCGCGACGAGGCGAAACTGGACCAGGTCCGCTCGGAGCTGGCGAAGGTGCGGCCGGAGCTCGCGGACCTGCCGGTGGTGCTCGCGGACGCGAAGGACGTGGCCTCGCTGGACGCGCTGGTGGCGCGCACGCGCGTCATCATCTCCACCGTGGGCCCCTACGCCCGCTACGGCAACGAGCTGGTCGCCGCGTGCGTCCGCTCCGGCACCGACTACTGCGACCTGACGGGCGAAGTGCAGTTCATGCGCAAGACCATCGACGCCCACGACGCGCGGGCGCGCGAGACGGGCGCCCGCATCGTGCACACCTGCGGCTTCGACTCCATCCCCTCCGACCTGGGCACGCTGATGCTCCAGGACTACATGCGGGAGAAGCACGGCGGCCACTGCGACCAGGTGCGCTTCCACCTGACGCGCATGCGCGGCGGCTTCAGCGGCGGCACCATCGCGAGCATGATGGACACGCTGGCGGCGGTGAAGGCGGACCCGTCCCTCAAGAAGGTGCTGACCAGCGCCCACGCGCTGGACCCGGAGCCCTCCCGAGGCACCCAGGAGGAGCGCGACCTGGCCACGGTGAAGAAGAGCCCGGACACGGGCACGTGGACCGCGCCCTTCGTGATGGCGTCCGTCAACACGCGCGTCGTGCGGCGCTCCAACGCGCTCTTGGGCTACCCGTGGGGCCGCGACTTCTTCTACTCGGAGGTCTCCGACTTCGGCCCCGGGCCCAAGGGGTTCGCGCTGGCCGCGGCGACCACCGCGGGGCTGGGCGGCTTCATGGCCGTGTCGAACGTGGACGCGCTGCGGGAGCTCCTGGAGAAGCACGTGCTGCCCGCGCCGGGGCAGGGCCCGTCCGCCACCGTGCGCGAGCGCGGCCTCTTCGAAATAAAGCTCCTGGGCGAGGGACAGTCGCCCAAGAGCGGCCAGCGCGTGAAGGTGGAGGGCAAGGTCGCGTCGCAGGGCGACCCGGGCTACGCGGCGACGGCGCGCATGCTCGCGGAGTCCGCGCTGTGCCTCGCCTTCGACACCATCCCCAAGCGGGGCGGCGTCCTCACCCCCGCGTCCGCCATGGGCATGGTGCTGGTGGAGCGCCTGCGCAAGGCGGGCATGACCTTCGAGGCCCACGACCGCGCCGCCTGA
- a CDS encoding bifunctional methionine sulfoxide reductase B/A protein: MSSARAVSSPTLLSVARRLWPAALVLAAVLSACTEARGAPPGTQAAVTASAPAQDGRKYAKPSDAELKRTLSPLAYQVTQHEGTEPPFRNAYWNNHEEGLYVDVVSGEPLFSSRDKFESGTGWPSFTRPLDKAHVVEKRDSTLGMERVEVRSKDGDSHLGHVFEDGPEPTGLRYCINSASLRFIPVNELAAKGYGAWLPSFGRAAPSEPQGAMAPAAGAVVLAKAAAPTEAARETAYLAGGCFWGMEDILRKIPGVIDTEVGYTGGAKKGATYEDVHTGETGHAEAVRVVFNPKLLTYEALLEQWFFRMHDPTTLNRQGNDVGTQYRSAIFYLSDAQKRTAEAVKARVDKSGKWSRPVVTQIVAAGEWVPAEGYHQDYLVKNPGGYTCHYLRD, from the coding sequence ATGTCGTCCGCCCGTGCAGTGTCGTCCCCCACCCTGCTGTCGGTGGCACGCCGGCTGTGGCCCGCCGCGCTGGTGCTGGCCGCCGTGCTGAGCGCGTGCACCGAGGCGCGCGGCGCTCCGCCCGGCACCCAGGCCGCGGTCACCGCGTCCGCCCCGGCGCAGGACGGCCGCAAGTACGCGAAGCCGTCCGACGCGGAGCTCAAGCGCACCCTGTCCCCCCTGGCCTACCAGGTGACGCAGCACGAGGGCACCGAGCCGCCCTTCCGCAACGCGTACTGGAACAACCACGAGGAGGGGCTCTACGTCGACGTGGTCAGCGGCGAGCCCCTGTTCTCCTCGCGCGACAAGTTCGAGTCCGGCACCGGCTGGCCCAGCTTCACCCGCCCCCTGGACAAGGCCCACGTGGTGGAGAAGCGCGACAGCACCCTGGGCATGGAGCGCGTGGAGGTGCGCTCGAAGGACGGCGACTCGCACCTGGGCCACGTCTTCGAGGACGGGCCGGAGCCCACGGGCCTGCGCTACTGCATCAACTCCGCGTCGCTGCGCTTCATCCCCGTGAACGAGCTGGCCGCGAAGGGCTATGGCGCGTGGCTGCCGTCCTTCGGCCGTGCGGCCCCCAGCGAGCCCCAGGGCGCGATGGCCCCCGCCGCGGGCGCCGTCGTGCTGGCGAAGGCGGCGGCCCCCACGGAGGCCGCGCGCGAGACGGCGTACCTGGCCGGTGGGTGCTTCTGGGGCATGGAGGACATCCTCCGCAAGATTCCGGGCGTCATCGACACGGAGGTTGGCTACACGGGCGGCGCGAAGAAGGGCGCCACCTACGAGGACGTGCACACCGGGGAGACGGGGCACGCGGAGGCGGTGCGCGTCGTCTTCAACCCGAAGCTGCTGACGTACGAGGCGCTGCTGGAGCAGTGGTTCTTCCGCATGCACGACCCGACGACGCTCAACCGCCAGGGCAACGACGTGGGCACGCAGTACCGCTCCGCCATCTTCTACCTGTCGGACGCGCAGAAGCGGACGGCGGAGGCGGTGAAGGCCCGCGTGGACAAGTCCGGCAAGTGGTCCCGGCCCGTCGTCACGCAGATTGTCGCCGCCGGGGAGTGGGTGCCCGCCGAGGGCTACCACCAGGACTACCTGGTGAAGAACCCCGGCGGCTACACCTGCCACTACCTGCGCGACTGA
- a CDS encoding CgeB family protein: protein MSHGLRIAFFGSSLVSSWWNGAATYYRGLVRALHARGHHVTFYEPDAHGRQEHRDLQDPDWVRVVVFANDRGSLDACLDDAFGVDVVVKASGVGAFDAYLEARVLELRRSGTQVVFWDVDAPATLERVAKDANDLLRPLIPRFDHILTSGGGAPVVNAYRELGAKRCVPIPNAVDPDTHHPVAPEPRFAGDLSFLGHRLLDREARVEAFFFKAAEALPRSRMLLGGSGWEDRVVPANVARLGHVYTPDHNAVNCSARAVLNLHRDSMARFGFSPGPRVFEAAGAGACLITDAFEGVEQFLEPGREVLVAHSGEEVVEHLRRLTPEDARRMGQAALRRVLAEHTYAHRAARVEAELGYRAGAGRG, encoded by the coding sequence ATGAGCCACGGCCTGCGCATCGCCTTCTTTGGTTCGAGTCTGGTGTCCTCCTGGTGGAACGGCGCGGCCACGTACTACCGCGGCCTCGTCCGCGCCCTGCATGCGCGCGGACACCACGTCACCTTCTATGAACCGGATGCCCACGGCCGGCAGGAGCACCGCGACCTCCAGGACCCGGACTGGGTCCGCGTCGTCGTCTTCGCGAACGACCGGGGTTCGCTGGACGCGTGCCTGGACGACGCCTTCGGCGTGGACGTGGTGGTGAAGGCCAGCGGCGTGGGCGCCTTCGACGCGTACCTGGAGGCGCGCGTGCTGGAGCTGCGCCGCTCCGGCACCCAGGTGGTCTTCTGGGACGTGGACGCGCCCGCCACGCTGGAGCGCGTGGCGAAGGACGCGAACGACCTCCTCCGCCCGCTCATCCCGCGCTTCGACCACATCCTCACGAGCGGCGGCGGCGCGCCGGTGGTGAACGCGTACCGCGAGCTGGGCGCGAAGCGGTGCGTGCCCATCCCCAACGCGGTGGATCCGGACACGCACCACCCGGTGGCGCCGGAGCCACGCTTCGCCGGCGACCTGTCGTTCCTGGGCCACCGGCTGCTGGACCGCGAGGCGCGCGTGGAGGCCTTCTTCTTCAAGGCCGCGGAGGCGCTGCCCCGCTCGCGCATGCTCCTGGGCGGCAGCGGCTGGGAGGACCGCGTCGTGCCGGCCAACGTCGCGCGTCTGGGGCACGTCTACACGCCGGACCACAACGCGGTGAACTGCTCGGCGCGCGCGGTGCTCAACCTCCACCGCGACAGCATGGCGCGCTTCGGCTTCTCGCCCGGCCCGCGCGTGTTCGAGGCCGCGGGCGCGGGCGCCTGCCTCATCACCGACGCCTTCGAGGGCGTGGAGCAGTTCCTGGAGCCCGGCCGCGAGGTGCTGGTGGCCCACTCCGGAGAAGAGGTCGTCGAGCACCTGCGGCGCCTCACCCCGGAGGACGCCCGGCGCATGGGGCAGGCCGCGCTCCGGCGCGTGCTGGCCGAACACACGTACGCGCACCGGGCGGCGCGGGTGGAGGCGGAGCTGGGCTACCGCGCTGGCGCTGGCCGGGGTTGA